The following coding sequences lie in one Prochlorococcus marinus XMU1412 genomic window:
- a CDS encoding RpoD/SigA family RNA polymerase sigma factor, with translation MVSSLPVQSEQPKRRSNDPISWYLQNIGRVPLLTPAEEIELGNQVQKMMILTEDGQLNEKINDFTTQQKRTIKIGRRAKERMMKANLRLVVSVAKKYQGKGLELLDLVQEGSLGLERAVEKFDPTRGYKFSTYAFWWIRQSMTRAIACQSRTIRLPVHLSERLASIRKVSRDLAHKLGAMPSRIEIAEAMEIDVEELDSVLRQALSTSSLDAPVNGDDGRSFLGDLIADSNNEEPLDQVEQKMHQEQLGKWLSHLSEQEQHVLKLRFGLDANERHTLAEIGRLLEVSRERVRQVELKALRKLRNLTRKLPSGI, from the coding sequence ATGGTTTCATCATTACCAGTTCAATCAGAACAACCAAAAAGGAGGAGTAATGATCCAATAAGTTGGTATTTGCAGAATATTGGAAGAGTTCCTTTATTAACACCTGCCGAAGAGATTGAATTGGGTAATCAAGTCCAGAAGATGATGATTCTTACAGAAGATGGACAATTAAATGAAAAGATTAATGATTTTACAACTCAGCAAAAAAGAACTATAAAAATTGGTCGAAGAGCTAAAGAAAGAATGATGAAAGCTAATTTAAGATTAGTTGTCAGTGTGGCAAAAAAATATCAAGGTAAAGGATTGGAATTACTTGATTTAGTTCAAGAAGGTTCTCTTGGGTTAGAGAGGGCTGTTGAAAAATTTGATCCGACAAGAGGATATAAGTTTTCTACTTATGCCTTTTGGTGGATTAGGCAGAGTATGACAAGAGCAATTGCCTGTCAATCAAGAACAATTCGTTTACCAGTTCATTTAAGTGAAAGGTTAGCATCTATTAGAAAAGTTAGTAGAGATTTAGCTCATAAGCTTGGTGCTATGCCAAGCAGAATTGAAATTGCAGAGGCAATGGAAATTGATGTTGAAGAATTGGATTCTGTTTTAAGACAAGCTTTATCGACAAGTAGTTTAGATGCTCCAGTAAATGGCGATGACGGCAGGAGCTTTTTAGGAGATTTAATTGCAGATAGTAATAACGAAGAGCCCTTAGATCAAGTTGAACAGAAAATGCATCAAGAGCAACTTGGTAAGTGGTTAAGTCATTTAAGCGAGCAAGAACAACATGTTCTCAAACTAAGGTTTGGACTTGATGCAAATGAGAGACATACGCTTGCAGAAATTGGAAGATTATTAGAAGTTTCTAGAGAAAGAGTAAGACAAGTTGAACTTAAGGCAC
- a CDS encoding NAD(P)H-hydrate dehydratase, translated as MNEIVWPTIDSKHLIVDSKQMLIVEKEMFSDGMPQEALMEKAGIQISRWLLKKKPLLKNGITVFIGPGHNGGDGAVIARELFLKGFNVQVWCPFPIKKTLTNDHLNYLTSIGVTKLLEPPDANGKDLWIDAVFGNNQTRKVDDKLIKLFNQKFHKKSGKVISIDIPTGLCPDKGDPFLEDAVKADYTLAIGLYKIGLTQDSALPFIGELHHIDIGMPTSKLSKIDKKIFKVTYKDIKNIDLPSLPKNSNKYQRGRTLLIAGSEKYPGAAYLALKGAISSGAGFISAVLPRIVAESIWQVAPEIVLKETMHCNQTGNSSLFSALKNIDLSAFDSLAVGPGIGIDNDDWQKSKDFLLDFEGLLILDADALNRISESKLGANFFLERRFQTWITPHSKEFGRLFPNIKSKTNVGLARDAAKEFNISILLKGANSIVADNKKVWQLFGTDSQTARAGLGDLLSGFVAGSSAIDLTLCRNISTDFFAKYVLLHSFAASKCKSGSNASAIGDELTKLMRNIKTRQIS; from the coding sequence ATGAACGAAATTGTGTGGCCAACAATTGATTCTAAACATTTAATTGTTGATTCAAAGCAAATGTTGATAGTAGAGAAAGAAATGTTTTCTGATGGGATGCCACAAGAAGCATTGATGGAAAAAGCTGGTATCCAAATTAGTAGATGGCTCTTAAAAAAGAAACCTCTTCTCAAGAATGGAATAACTGTTTTTATAGGCCCTGGGCATAATGGCGGGGATGGTGCAGTAATAGCTAGAGAGCTTTTTTTGAAAGGTTTTAATGTTCAGGTATGGTGTCCATTCCCGATAAAAAAAACACTAACAAATGACCACCTTAATTATCTTACATCTATTGGTGTTACAAAATTACTAGAGCCTCCTGATGCAAACGGGAAAGATCTTTGGATTGATGCAGTTTTTGGTAATAATCAAACAAGAAAAGTTGATGATAAATTAATTAAACTGTTTAATCAAAAATTTCATAAAAAATCTGGAAAGGTAATAAGTATTGATATCCCAACAGGATTATGTCCTGATAAAGGAGACCCTTTTTTAGAAGACGCAGTAAAGGCAGACTATACCTTGGCCATTGGTCTTTATAAGATTGGGTTGACCCAAGATTCTGCTTTACCTTTTATTGGAGAATTGCACCATATAGATATTGGGATGCCTACTAGTAAGCTATCCAAAATTGATAAAAAGATTTTTAAGGTTACTTACAAAGATATAAAAAATATTGATTTACCTTCTTTACCAAAAAATTCCAACAAATATCAAAGAGGCAGAACATTACTAATAGCCGGAAGTGAAAAATATCCTGGTGCTGCATACTTGGCATTGAAAGGGGCCATATCCAGTGGAGCAGGCTTTATCTCTGCCGTCCTTCCTAGGATAGTTGCTGAATCTATTTGGCAAGTTGCCCCAGAAATAGTTTTAAAAGAAACTATGCATTGTAACCAAACTGGTAATTCATCTCTTTTCAGTGCATTAAAAAATATTGATTTGAGTGCGTTTGATTCATTAGCTGTCGGTCCAGGAATAGGAATTGATAATGATGATTGGCAAAAATCAAAAGATTTTCTATTAGATTTTGAAGGATTATTAATTTTGGATGCAGATGCACTTAATAGAATTTCGGAATCTAAGTTGGGGGCAAATTTCTTTTTAGAGAGAAGGTTTCAGACATGGATTACACCACATAGCAAAGAATTTGGAAGATTATTTCCTAATATAAAATCTAAGACCAATGTTGGGCTCGCTCGTGATGCGGCAAAAGAATTCAATATCAGTATTTTGTTAAAAGGAGCTAACAGCATAGTTGCTGATAATAAAAAAGTATGGCAACTTTTTGGAACCGACTCTCAGACAGCTCGAGCTGGATTGGGTGATCTTTTATCTGGTTTTGTAGCTGGTAGTTCTGCGATTGATTTAACCTTGTGTAGAAATATATCAACAGATTTTTTTGCTAAATATGTACTTTTGCATTCATTTGCTGCATCAAAGTGCAAAAGTGGGTCAAATGCTTCTGCTATTGGTGATGAACTGACAAAATTAATGAGAAATATAAAAACGAGACAAATATCTTGA
- the mnmA gene encoding tRNA 2-thiouridine(34) synthase MnmA has product MLKTQKDKKLENFFSNNKTKKKKNIIVGLSGGVDSSLSAALLVERGWNVEGLTLWLMKGQGSCCSEGLVDAAGLCEDLGINHKIIDSREIFEREVIKKTTESYENGFTPLPCSMCNKNVKFEEMLNYAINKKDFTHIATGHYARIKKSSYAEKLNYKSFVFKDFLLLRGADEKKDQSYFLYSLSQEVLSRLEFPLGEMKKEETRKEAMRLGLRTAQKPESQDLCLVEHYGSMQIFIDKHIEPKEGEIVHVNGKVLGKHNGIQHFTVGQRKGLGIAWPEPLYVKSLDRVKNIVYVADKSDLFNREAIISKVNWVSIEEPKQEIEVEAQIRYRSHPVKGTLIPLKNKDHPAKTFKLIFEDSQSSVTPGQAAVFYKGEILLGGGLIN; this is encoded by the coding sequence ATGTTAAAGACACAAAAGGATAAAAAATTAGAGAACTTTTTTTCTAATAATAAAACTAAAAAGAAGAAAAATATTATTGTAGGTCTTTCTGGTGGCGTAGATAGTTCCCTTTCAGCTGCTCTTCTTGTAGAAAGGGGCTGGAATGTTGAGGGGCTAACTCTTTGGCTAATGAAAGGACAAGGCTCCTGTTGTTCTGAAGGATTAGTAGATGCTGCTGGCCTTTGTGAAGATTTGGGAATTAATCATAAAATAATAGACTCAAGAGAAATTTTCGAAAGAGAGGTGATTAAAAAAACTACTGAAAGCTATGAGAATGGATTCACTCCACTGCCATGTTCGATGTGCAACAAGAATGTGAAATTTGAAGAGATGCTTAATTACGCAATTAACAAAAAAGACTTTACTCATATTGCGACAGGACATTACGCAAGGATAAAAAAATCATCTTATGCTGAAAAACTTAATTACAAGAGCTTTGTATTTAAGGACTTCCTTCTTCTCAGAGGTGCTGACGAAAAAAAAGACCAAAGTTATTTTCTTTATTCTCTTTCACAAGAAGTACTAAGCAGATTAGAATTTCCTCTTGGTGAAATGAAAAAGGAAGAGACAAGAAAGGAAGCCATGAGATTAGGCCTCAGAACTGCTCAAAAACCAGAAAGTCAAGATTTATGTTTAGTTGAGCATTATGGATCAATGCAGATATTTATCGACAAACACATTGAACCCAAAGAAGGAGAAATTGTTCATGTAAATGGGAAAGTCCTAGGAAAGCACAATGGTATTCAGCACTTTACAGTAGGTCAAAGAAAAGGTTTGGGCATTGCTTGGCCGGAACCATTATATGTAAAAAGTTTAGACAGGGTAAAAAACATAGTTTATGTGGCAGATAAAAGTGATCTATTTAATAGAGAAGCAATAATTAGTAAGGTTAACTGGGTTTCAATCGAAGAACCTAAGCAAGAGATTGAAGTAGAAGCACAAATCAGATATAGAAGTCATCCAGTAAAAGGAACTTTAATCCCTTTGAAAAATAAAGATCATCCTGCTAAAACATTTAAATTAATTTTTGAAGATAGTCAAAGTTCGGTAACGCCCGGACAAGCTGCAGTTTTTTATAAAGGAGAAATTTTATTAGGTGGAGGGTTAATTAATTAA